The Cannabis sativa cultivar Pink pepper isolate KNU-18-1 chromosome 8, ASM2916894v1, whole genome shotgun sequence genomic interval AGAAATGAACGTCTTTCTTAGTAGTGGGGTCAGGGGAAAGAGTAGGAAAGGTGATTTCACTATATTTTTGACGAGGAACGGGACCTATcacaagaatattttttttagtggggCGAAAGCTCTGGAAAGACAGATTTCCCATCTTTTCTTTAATCTCGGGCAAAATACGGTCAGGAGGGCCTAATTCAAAGCCCTCAGGTAAAATAAGAACAACACCCACATTGAAGCCTCCTTGTTTACCATTAGCAAGAACTTGTTTCAGTTGCAGATCATAAGGAATTCGAACAACTGCTTCAAATACAGTATCAGGCCGTACCGCTTGTGGAACCTCGATATCTACGGGCTTGTTAGCTAAATGAAAATTGGCACATACAATACGGCCTGTCGCTTCTCGTGGATTTTCATAACCCTGTTGGGCAAAAATGGGATATGCATTTGAAATGGGTGCCctggttattatatatattaatagtgATACGGAAATGAATCGAATAATCTCTTCCTTTATCCAAGAAAAGGTATTTCTAGTTTTCATGGTCCAATCATTTATCCCAAAaatttttacaataaaattagATAAGTCACTAGTATAGTTTCCTATCTATGATTCTGCTATTTAGATTTACTAAAATAATGTTACTAGAATATTGAAGGAATCACCCGGGTGGGTTGAAAGAATAAGTACAATTTTGACTGTTTTGCTAATGTACAAAGTAGCAAGCATTATATATAATCTGATCTATCGATCCTTTTTCAATCATTCATTGAATGATAAATCACTACAAGTGACGGAGATACGCGATTTAAATAACGAAAgatcaaatatttaaaaattgtatCTAAAATAACTGGAAAAGTAGAAACAAGACCGGATATAATTTCTTCATTATGAGCAAATCCAAAATCTTTGTAGATAGAGCCAATCATTAGTTCCCAACCATGGGGCGAATGAAATCCTATACGTAAATCAGTTAATAAAAGAATAGGAAAAACTTTTATTGTATcacttaaattatataagaaTTCTTGAAGACAAGAGTTAAGAAAAATAAGTTCTTCATTACCTAGAATAGAATAAACACTTAGAATAAGTAAAGAAATTAGATTTGTTGAGAAATGTAAAATTGTCTGGATATGATCTTCATTGTCCATCTTGATCAATTGGATCATTTCTTTGTAGACTCCGAAGTGAAACTTGTGTAACTGCCTTTCCGGGTATTCCTTTATCATTTCGTCGAAGAAGGAGAGTTCTTTTAATTCTATGAATTGTTTGAGAATATTCTTTTCTTGAAtatcattcaaaaaaaattatgaggGCCTAGTATTCCACCACTTATTAATCCAAGATTCCAGACATTTATTAAATGTAAGTGAGAGAGAGATCTACCAAGGCAAAAATACTATAGATGCAAGGTATAAAAGGGAAAtaaatgctttttttttttgccatttGCTCTTGCTCGTCTGTGAATTTTTAAATGAACTCACTTCATTTGTCGACTCTATACGATACTAATATTCCTATCAAGTATCAGTTCTATTCCATTACAAATCATCGAGCCCATAACTCTATTCCCGGTTTTTTATTTCTGATTCGGTCCATAGGTTGTTCCTTAAATTTAGAAAGAATACATAAACATAATATAGAAAAACAGAACTATAATAAGAAAGAGTTGCCTTCAAATTGAATTGAATGAAGAAATAAAATAGACtcttatataaaatattgtttccaaatatataatcaaattgAAGCCTTTCGATAAAGGCACGAAAGAGCCATTTTTGCAAATAATatctattaaataataaatagatttGAATTTCGAGACGAAAGAATTCtcaattttattttctcaaaatgtcaaaaaatgttgaaaaaaaaCATCGCCGGTGTCAAAACAAGACAGAAAAGTTGTTATTATAAAGAGTACAAATGAGCGTGTTGATTATAATAATTGAGAGAAATTTTTGAAGAATACTGTGATGATAAAAAATGAGTGTCAAAACAAGACAGAAAAGTTGTTATTATAAAGAGtacaaaaaagataaaaaacgtTGATTAACAAAAAATGATAGATGGACAAAAACTATTTCGTTTTAGGATTATTCCATGTAcgtttactttttttttgtgttCTAAGCATAGTTCGTCTGGCGCTATCCTTTTTTCCCTTTTGCTACAAAATTCTTCACTTTTTTCAAAACACTTCAATTGGTAGACGCAAGAAAAAGGCCAATTCAGCGGCTTtgtgttcaatttctcgtagaGTCAAATTCTCATCGTTACGAGTCAAGGGAATGGACCTCTTACCAAGATAACTAGAGGTTCCAATCAATAAAAATCCTAATGAACCTAAAAAAAGGATAATGGCCCAGCAGAATTACTCAGTTTTTGAGACCCCGCTATAAGTTCTATCCATATCCGGTCTGATCGCCAACTCATACTAGATCTACTTGCAATTTATTGTAATTGGAGTTATCCCCAAATACAATTgactttcattttttttgtttccGAAATAACCCTCATCAACTAGTACTATATATGATGTAAAGTTTTAGGAGTAATTCATCAATTGCTTAGAgctaaacaaaataataacatCTTTTTCATATCCACGGACATGTAGATATATTGACTTTACGTTTCTTTCAGATTCATCCCAATAACAAATACTGATCTATTTTCAAATAGCTATAATGTATTTAGTCATATATTATGTTTATACGTGAATACGAGCTTCTGCTCGGAGTAAGCTACATGTTATCCCATATTCTACTAAATGGATATTTTTGCTATAATCCATCTGCCGAagtcttaaaaaaaatagaggaGATTTAACCTCataatatctaaaaaatattattttttttgaacatgAAGAGATAAAGAAACCATTGCAATTGCTGGAAATACTAACCCCACTAAAGGAACAaaaataccgggtaagttgCTGATAGTTGTCATAAAATGGGTACCTCGATTTAAAATTTGTACCTGTTATTTATTGGTACatttgttattatattaaaattttaacctGTTATAAAGATATCTTATCcttcatatataattatactattatAATTATACTTAATACTTAAGTGAGTATATAGAAAgagaatattaaataatatataaactagataatattaagtatataataaatgtaaataaaagagTAAATAAATGGGCTTATTTATCTTGTTAtatgtttatacatataatactTGTTATatgtttatacatatattatatgtatgatAATCCACTTTGATTTATTATTTCCGTCGTTGTTGATTTTAATAATTCTTATTATTAGTCTATTTATTAGGctattcaaaattttattttattttctttagaatgatattttcatttaataaaattaaagaaaaagattCTTCTAAATTAACGAATAATTTGTTATAATATGATCCAAGACAAGGGATTTTTAGTAAAACCAGGGTTCTGGGGGGATATAGAAAGACGCAGGACTTTCTTGCCTAATTTCACGAAAAAGGGAGAAAGAATTCACtctgtttattttgtttgatgGAGAGTTCTTGATTCCTAATCAGGAATCAAGATCAGgaatatcaataaaaaaatatatatacacatgatTCTTTCTTGAATTAAATCCTATGTTACAAAAGAGAAATCCATTCTTCGTGTTTTGACTTTGATTCTTATACTATGAAGCGAAATCACTATTTTTCAccatcaaacaaaaaaaaaaatgtagagtATTAAATTAAGGCTTACTTGATTGAATTTGATTCAAGGGAGAGAAAGCATGAAGCTGAAATAACTCACCCAGAACACCTTTTAAAAGATTACGTTGTACAATTAGATCGAATAAGCCCTTATGGAATAAATATTCAGAGACTTGTGAACCCTTCAGTACTGTCTCATTCAATGTTTGTTCAATTACTCTTTTACCCGCAAATGCAATGTAGGCATTGGGTTCCGCAATAATGATATCTCCCAACATACCAAAACTAGCTGTCACCCTACCCGTAGTAGGAGACGTAAGGATTGCTacataaaataactttttatttGATTGATAATCATATAAAGCATAAGATATTTTAGCCATTTGCATTAAGCTCAAACTTCCTTCTTGCATGCGCGCTCCTCCGAAAGCACACACTAGAATGAGCGGTAAATTTTGATTGGTAGCATACTCGATCAAACGTGTTATTGTCTCGCCCACTACAGATCCCATACTACCTCCCATAAACTGAAAATCCATAACCCCAATTGCTACGGGAATACCATTTAGTTGACCTGTACCTGTTTGAGCAGCCTCAGTTAATCCTGTCTTTCTTTGATAAGAATCAACACGCTCTTTAAGGTTCCTCCTCCGAATGAAATTCAATAGGATCCAGATGGACCATGTCTTCATCCATAGGATCCCAAGTACCT includes:
- the LOC133030116 gene encoding cytochrome f-like, translated to MKTRNTFSWIKEEIIRFISVSLLIYIITRAPISNAYPIFAQQGYENPREATGRIVCANFHLANKPVDIEVPQAVRPDTVFEAVVRIPYDLQLKQVLANGKQGGFNVGVVLILPEGFELGPPDRILPEIKEKMGNLSFQSFRPTKKNILVIGPVPRQKYSEITFPTLSPDPTTKKDVHFLKYPIYVGGNRGRGQIYPDGSKSNNNIYNATAAGIVSKIIRKEKGGYEITIVEASDGRQVVDFIPPGPELLVSKGESMKLDQLLTSNPNVGGFGQGDAEIVLQDPLRVQGLLLFLASVILAQIFLVLKKKQFEKVQ
- the LOC133030118 gene encoding acetyl-coenzyme A carboxylase carboxyl transferase subunit beta, chloroplastic-like, with amino-acid sequence MKTWSIWILLNFIRRRNLKERVDSYQRKTGLTEAAQTGTGQLNGIPVAIGVMDFQFMGGSMGSVVGETITRLIEYATNQNLPLILVCAFGGARMQEGSLSLMQMAKISYALYDYQSNKKLFYVAILTSPTTGRVTASFGMLGDIIIAEPNAYIAFAGKRVIEQTLNETVLKGSQVSEYLFHKGLFDLIVQRNLLKGVLGELFQLHAFSPLNQIQSSKP